Below is a genomic region from Deinococcus koreensis.
GGGTTCCGAACGTCAGCTGTGGACAGGCCCCGCCCCCTCTCCCCTGCTAGCCTCTAGCGCGTGACGCGTACCGGCCTCTCGGACACCATCGCCGCCATCGCCACGGCGCCCGGCAGTGCGGGCGTGGGCATCGTGCGGGTCAGCGGCCACCGGGCGCTGGAGGTCGCGGACGGCCTGTTCCGGGGGAAGAGGCGGCCCTCGAAGACGCGCGGCGGCCGCTTTCTGTTCGGAGACCTGCTCGCAGCGGATGGCGAGCGGCTCGACGAGGGGCTGGTGCTGGTCTTCCGGGGCGGACGGTCGTACACCGGCGAGGACGTGGCGGAGTTCCAGACCCACGGCAGTCCGGCGGTGCTGGGCCGGGTGCTGGCCCGCACGCTGGAACTGGGCGCGCGGCTGGCCCGGCCCGGCGAGTTCACCCTGCGCGCCTACCTCGCCGGGCGCCTCGATCTGGCGCAGGCCGAGGCCGTACTGGGGCTGGTGGAGGCGCAGACCGAGGCGGCGCGGCGCCAGGCCACCCTGGGCCTCTCCGGCGCCCTGGGGACGCGGGTGGCGCGCATCGGGGCGAACCTCACGCGCACCCTGGCCGCCCTGCAGGCCATGCTCGACTACCCCGAGGAAGGCGTGCCCGAGGAAGACCGGGAGCTTCCCCTGGCGGCGGCCCGGCGCGACCTGCTGGAACTGGTGGGCACCGCCCGCGCCGGGCAGGTCGCCACGCGCGGCGCGCGGCTGGCCCTGATCGGCCGCCCGAACGCCGGCAAGAGCAGCCTGCTCAATGCCCTGGTGGGCTTCGAGCGCTCCATCGTCACGCCGCTGCCGGGCACCACCCGCGACTATCTGGAGGCCGGGCTGGAACTCTCCGGCGTGCCGGTCACGCTGGTCGACACCGCCGGCATCCGCGAGACCGGCGACGCCATCGAGGCCGCCGGGGTGCGTCAGGCGCTGAACCTGGCGGGCGGAGCCGATCTGGTGCTGGCCCTGGAGGACGGCAGCGCGCCGCGCGAGGCCCTGCCTGCTGAATTACCGCCGGGAGCCCGCGTGATCCGGATCCGCACCAAGGCCGACCTGAGCGCCGCCTGGACAGATCCCGGCGCGCTGGACGTGAGCGCGGTGACCGGCGCCGGACTGCCCGAACTCCGGGAGGCCATGGGCACGGCCCTGCTGGGCGACGTCTCGCGCGGGGAAGCCTGGCTGACCACCGAGCGGCAGGCCGACGCGGCGCGGCGCGCCCTGGCCCACGTGGACGCCGCGAGCGCGTTGCCCGACGACCTGGCGAGTTACGAGCTGGAAGAGGCCCTGGGCGCCCTCTCGGAACTCACCGGCCGGGACGTGCAGGAGGATGTGATCGACGCCGTGTTCCGGAATTTCTGCGTGGGGAAGTAAGGAGTTCTGAGCTATGGGCTATGAGCTAAGCGCGAAAGGTTCTCGCTCATAGCCTATAGCCCACAGCCCTATTTGCCTATTTGTTCTTCGACAGCCGTTCCAGCACCAGCCGGCTGACCGTCTTCAGCGTTTCGAACACGCCCACGCCCGTGCCGGCCATCGCCTCGAAGATCTGCAGCTCACGGCTGGGGTCGATCACCGAGAGGATCATGTCGGTGGGCAGGGCGTCGGGGAGGTCGCGTTTGTTGATCTGCAGCACGATGGGCACCTCGCGGACGTCGATGCCGTGCTCGGCCAGGTTCTCGCGCAGGTTGCGCATGCTCTCGGCGTTGGCGCGCAGGCGGCCCGGCGCCGAGTCGGCCACGAAGACGATGCCGTCCACGCCGCGCAGGATCAGCTTGCGGCTGGCGTTGTAGAAGACCTGG
It encodes:
- the mnmE gene encoding tRNA uridine-5-carboxymethylaminomethyl(34) synthesis GTPase MnmE, with product MTRTGLSDTIAAIATAPGSAGVGIVRVSGHRALEVADGLFRGKRRPSKTRGGRFLFGDLLAADGERLDEGLVLVFRGGRSYTGEDVAEFQTHGSPAVLGRVLARTLELGARLARPGEFTLRAYLAGRLDLAQAEAVLGLVEAQTEAARRQATLGLSGALGTRVARIGANLTRTLAALQAMLDYPEEGVPEEDRELPLAAARRDLLELVGTARAGQVATRGARLALIGRPNAGKSSLLNALVGFERSIVTPLPGTTRDYLEAGLELSGVPVTLVDTAGIRETGDAIEAAGVRQALNLAGGADLVLALEDGSAPREALPAELPPGARVIRIRTKADLSAAWTDPGALDVSAVTGAGLPELREAMGTALLGDVSRGEAWLTTERQADAARRALAHVDAASALPDDLASYELEEALGALSELTGRDVQEDVIDAVFRNFCVGK
- a CDS encoding GTP-binding protein, with amino-acid sequence MSTINFAAREINCKIVYYGPGMSGKTTNLKHVFSRVPGHLRGDMVSLATEDERTLFFDFLPLDLGTVQGFKTRFHLYTVPGQVFYNASRKLILRGVDGIVFVADSAPGRLRANAESMRNLRENLAEHGIDVREVPIVLQINKRDLPDALPTDMILSVIDPSRELQIFEAMAGTGVGVFETLKTVSRLVLERLSKNK